In one Zobellia galactanivorans genomic region, the following are encoded:
- a CDS encoding RNA polymerase sigma-70 factor, which yields MKEEDNASFKAVYDKYAKALFFYAHNIIKDRAVCEDIIQEVFISLWSKRKSNTITSLKPYLFQAVKYQIFNHFRNNKFSKEDLTRLNIIDVSMNVSQKLEYSELDQIIRDYVAKLPKRCRHIFVLSRYQHKSNKEIAEELEISVQAVKNQISKALAFLRSNLQLEDAVFLCLVLLH from the coding sequence ATGAAAGAAGAAGATAACGCCTCTTTCAAGGCGGTATATGACAAATATGCCAAAGCCTTGTTCTTCTATGCCCATAACATAATTAAGGATAGGGCGGTCTGTGAAGATATTATCCAAGAGGTTTTTATATCACTCTGGTCAAAACGGAAATCGAATACGATAACTTCGTTGAAACCCTATCTTTTTCAAGCCGTAAAATATCAAATTTTCAATCACTTCAGAAATAATAAGTTTTCGAAAGAAGATTTGACCCGTTTGAATATCATTGACGTGTCGATGAACGTTTCCCAGAAATTGGAGTATTCGGAACTTGACCAGATCATACGCGACTACGTGGCCAAATTGCCCAAAAGATGTCGTCATATTTTTGTTCTGAGTCGTTACCAACACAAATCGAATAAAGAAATCGCCGAGGAGCTGGAAATTTCCGTACAGGCCGTAAAAAACCAAATTTCAAAAGCTCTTGCCTTTCTTCGTAGTAATCTTCAGCTAGAGGATGCGGTTTTTCTTTGTCTTGTCCTTCTACATTAA
- a CDS encoding FecR family protein: protein MNAKSAKKLFKKYVNNECSPQEIELLERFLESYQDKDALLSEFSFDNGTKQELWQKISGTTKPQKVKRSYFNHFVFKYAAVFIALVGSIVFFKFLRSDTIEQPTLIVEDNAIVLKTANDQIREIVTGKEGIITDAEGNVLASQSDDRMEYRAKSTTELVYNEIIVPKGKRFELMLSDGTLVHLNADTSLKYPVSFIAGQDRKVFLNGEAYFEVAKDPDHKFTVVAKDMDVQVLGTHFNVSSYTDEENYTVLAEGSVAINDKRNDGGGGGPSILKPGQKAAMAEDALVISEVDINDYLNWRNGDLTFNNEPFKDIIKKIERRYGVRIENGYTELESVRFRGAFKNESIQDLLDTFKESAEFDYEIANNQIRIKKPV, encoded by the coding sequence ATGAATGCAAAAAGTGCCAAAAAACTTTTCAAGAAATACGTGAACAATGAATGCTCGCCCCAAGAGATAGAATTGCTCGAACGTTTTCTTGAATCGTACCAAGATAAAGATGCCCTCTTATCCGAATTTAGTTTCGATAACGGAACGAAGCAGGAACTTTGGCAAAAGATAAGTGGCACGACCAAGCCACAAAAGGTAAAGAGATCTTATTTCAATCACTTTGTGTTCAAATACGCGGCTGTGTTTATTGCTTTGGTAGGGTCAATAGTCTTCTTTAAATTTTTAAGGTCGGATACCATTGAGCAACCGACGTTAATTGTAGAAGACAACGCTATCGTATTAAAGACCGCCAACGATCAGATTCGTGAAATCGTTACAGGGAAGGAGGGTATCATTACCGATGCCGAAGGAAACGTTCTGGCATCGCAATCCGATGACCGAATGGAATATCGGGCCAAATCGACTACCGAACTGGTGTACAATGAAATTATTGTTCCTAAAGGAAAAAGGTTCGAGCTAATGCTTTCCGATGGTACTTTGGTTCATTTAAATGCCGATACATCCCTAAAATATCCGGTCAGCTTTATAGCAGGTCAAGACCGAAAGGTTTTTTTAAATGGGGAGGCCTACTTTGAAGTAGCCAAAGACCCCGACCATAAATTTACCGTAGTGGCCAAAGATATGGACGTCCAAGTCTTGGGCACCCATTTTAACGTAAGCTCTTATACCGATGAAGAAAATTATACCGTACTGGCCGAGGGCAGTGTGGCCATCAATGACAAGCGCAATGATGGGGGCGGTGGGGGGCCAAGCATCCTAAAACCGGGTCAGAAAGCGGCTATGGCAGAAGATGCATTGGTCATTAGTGAGGTCGATATCAACGATTACCTGAACTGGCGAAATGGGGATTTAACCTTTAACAATGAGCCCTTCAAAGATATTATAAAAAAGATAGAGCGTCGCTATGGCGTGCGTATTGAAAATGGGTATACCGAATTGGAATCGGTACGGTTCAGGGGAGCTTTTAAGAATGAGAGCATTCAAGATTTACTGGATACCTTTAAAGAAAGTGCAGAGTTCGATTACGAGATAGCCAATAACCAAATACGAATTAAAAAACCCGTGTAA
- a CDS encoding TonB-dependent receptor, which produces MEKKPLFFILMKNILNKNRTVKISVLMFALALFNLHANSYSQNKKVSIEANNETIESVLKKIENQSQFRFFYKTGQLNVSKRVTLSIEKTPIKEVLQMVFGDGVTYTMVKNQIVLKSKRPDNPIENPLRKSKIDQEQRVVTGVITDEMGVPLAGANVVEKGTTNGVTADFDGNFSLELSSDDAVLVISYIGFATKEIPVAGQSTFNIQLVESAAGLEEVVVVGFGTQKKVNVIGSVSQVSSKDIENRPVTQVSQAITGQMPGVTVVQRSGRPGQSGGNISVRGVGSFGATPDALVLIDGIAGSMNDINPDDIKSISVLKDASSAAIYGARSANGVILITTKSGSENKFSVNYNSYVGFNAATELPKFVNSWEYAEMYNIASGSNSFTAEDIAKYKAQDDPDNYPNTKFLEDLFSKNGVQTSHTLTLNGGDEKNKYYVSAGILEQDGIIPKNSFSRYNFRMNLQNKLGDKFELSTRFFGSVEKREEPQVTGNKGPGYQSEANRATDATNNAGSFMSQLVSNAVRYPAIELGQDSQGNFGIGPESGGTPVAWLASDSYLENPRTKAGVNVKLDYKPNDNLVFSAIGGYNFTLHEERSYYASQRLDENIFLGQSYLNQYSNKEIYKTLQLTGEWSKEVGVHDFSFLGGYSFENEEFSFFNGYRQNFASNDYTVLDLGSAENQQSSGFDAEWALQSFFSRLKYSFDERYLFEATLRYDGSSRFPKNNKYAVFPAAALGWRASQESFLQDVSWLSNLKFKASWGILGNQNIGNYPYQTVLASGRDYALGGGLSTGAAYSTYRDANIKWESTETTDVGVETGFFDGKLTFNATYFRRNTTDVLFKPSSSVSSVLGVGISETNTGAVKNTGWEFDMGYRDTKGDFSYSINGNFSVIDNEVVTLGLGNVEQPNGYVGNGSDLFVGFPMQMYYGYKTDGVFLNDGEIANWPDQSAVNPTSQAGDFRYKDISGPDGVPDGKVDPTYDRTYLGSRIPKYTYGANINLNYKNFDFSVFLQGVGGVKGQLTNYAGYAFFNLGNIQQWQMDGRFDPNNPVRYPDYPRLEVVTNSGTPNTTTSDFWVINAGYLRVKNVQFGYNFPNPVTDLIGIDNLRVYVGAENLHSFNSYRDGWDPEINSAGGYYPILTTYTFGLNLKF; this is translated from the coding sequence ATGGAAAAAAAACCATTGTTTTTCATTCTTATGAAAAACATTCTTAACAAGAATCGTACAGTGAAAATCTCCGTTCTAATGTTTGCTTTGGCTTTGTTCAATCTTCACGCGAATTCCTATTCGCAAAACAAGAAGGTTTCTATAGAGGCCAATAACGAAACTATTGAAAGTGTACTGAAAAAAATAGAGAACCAAAGCCAGTTCCGTTTCTTTTATAAGACCGGACAACTTAACGTGTCTAAAAGGGTGACGCTCAGTATAGAAAAGACCCCGATAAAAGAAGTGTTGCAAATGGTTTTTGGGGATGGTGTCACATACACCATGGTAAAAAATCAGATTGTTCTTAAAAGTAAACGGCCTGATAATCCCATCGAAAATCCACTCCGTAAAAGTAAAATCGATCAAGAGCAACGAGTGGTTACCGGTGTCATTACCGATGAAATGGGTGTGCCCTTGGCGGGCGCAAATGTGGTAGAAAAAGGTACGACCAACGGAGTTACGGCCGACTTTGATGGGAACTTTAGTCTTGAACTGAGCTCCGATGATGCCGTTTTGGTAATTTCCTATATAGGTTTTGCTACAAAAGAGATTCCTGTTGCCGGACAGTCCACTTTTAACATTCAATTAGTGGAAAGCGCCGCTGGCCTAGAAGAGGTCGTGGTAGTCGGTTTCGGTACACAAAAGAAGGTGAACGTTATCGGTTCGGTGTCCCAAGTGTCCTCCAAGGACATTGAGAACAGGCCCGTTACCCAAGTTTCACAAGCCATTACCGGTCAGATGCCCGGAGTTACCGTGGTACAGAGATCGGGCAGGCCAGGTCAAAGCGGTGGTAATATCAGTGTAAGGGGAGTAGGTTCTTTTGGGGCAACACCCGATGCACTGGTCTTAATTGATGGGATAGCGGGTAGTATGAACGACATCAACCCCGATGATATCAAATCCATTTCCGTTCTTAAAGATGCCTCTTCCGCAGCTATATATGGTGCACGTTCAGCAAATGGTGTTATTTTGATTACCACAAAATCGGGTAGCGAGAACAAATTTTCTGTCAATTACAATAGCTATGTCGGTTTTAACGCAGCAACCGAACTTCCTAAATTTGTAAATTCTTGGGAATATGCCGAAATGTATAATATTGCTTCTGGAAGCAACAGTTTTACTGCAGAGGATATTGCCAAGTACAAGGCGCAAGACGATCCCGATAATTATCCCAATACTAAATTTCTTGAAGACCTATTTTCTAAAAATGGGGTTCAAACTTCGCATACCCTTACCCTTAACGGAGGTGATGAAAAGAATAAATACTACGTCTCTGCAGGTATTCTCGAACAGGATGGAATCATCCCGAAAAATAGCTTCAGCCGGTATAATTTCCGTATGAACTTGCAGAATAAATTGGGCGATAAGTTTGAATTGAGCACGCGTTTTTTTGGTTCTGTGGAAAAAAGGGAAGAACCACAGGTAACTGGAAATAAAGGACCGGGATACCAAAGTGAAGCGAATAGGGCTACGGATGCCACAAATAATGCAGGTAGTTTTATGAGCCAATTGGTTTCGAATGCCGTGAGATATCCGGCCATTGAACTCGGGCAAGATTCCCAGGGTAATTTCGGTATCGGACCTGAAAGTGGCGGTACGCCCGTAGCATGGTTGGCCTCTGATTCATATTTGGAAAACCCGCGGACAAAGGCGGGCGTAAACGTAAAGTTGGATTACAAGCCGAACGACAATTTGGTGTTTTCGGCCATTGGGGGATATAACTTCACTTTGCATGAGGAACGCTCGTACTATGCATCACAACGTTTGGACGAGAATATATTTTTAGGACAGTCTTATCTCAATCAGTACAGCAATAAGGAAATCTACAAGACCTTACAGCTTACGGGTGAATGGTCTAAAGAGGTTGGGGTACACGATTTTAGCTTTTTGGGAGGATATTCTTTTGAAAACGAGGAATTTTCCTTTTTCAACGGATACCGTCAGAATTTTGCAAGCAACGATTATACCGTTCTTGACTTGGGTAGTGCCGAAAATCAACAATCGTCAGGCTTTGATGCGGAATGGGCCTTGCAATCGTTTTTCTCCCGTTTGAAATATAGTTTTGATGAACGCTATCTCTTTGAGGCCACCCTTCGTTACGATGGGTCGTCTAGATTCCCAAAAAACAATAAATACGCGGTTTTCCCTGCTGCAGCCTTGGGCTGGAGGGCTTCCCAAGAGTCTTTTTTACAAGATGTATCTTGGTTGTCGAACTTGAAGTTTAAAGCTTCTTGGGGTATTCTAGGAAACCAAAATATCGGAAATTATCCCTATCAAACCGTTTTGGCCTCGGGTCGTGATTACGCGCTTGGAGGGGGACTTTCAACTGGGGCGGCATACTCTACCTATAGGGATGCCAATATCAAATGGGAATCTACCGAAACTACCGATGTCGGTGTTGAAACGGGCTTTTTCGATGGAAAACTGACCTTCAATGCCACCTATTTTAGAAGAAATACCACAGATGTGCTTTTCAAGCCGTCGTCAAGTGTGTCTTCTGTACTTGGGGTGGGTATCAGTGAAACCAATACCGGTGCCGTAAAGAACACAGGATGGGAATTCGATATGGGTTATCGTGACACAAAAGGAGACTTTAGCTATTCGATAAACGGAAACTTTTCGGTGATAGATAACGAGGTAGTAACCTTAGGCCTGGGTAATGTAGAACAACCCAATGGTTACGTGGGTAACGGCTCTGACCTCTTTGTTGGTTTTCCTATGCAAATGTACTATGGTTATAAGACCGACGGGGTATTCTTGAATGATGGGGAAATAGCAAATTGGCCCGATCAATCGGCGGTAAATCCGACCTCTCAGGCGGGTGATTTTAGATATAAGGATATTAGTGGACCCGATGGCGTACCCGATGGAAAGGTCGACCCTACCTATGACCGGACGTATTTGGGAAGTCGTATTCCTAAATATACCTATGGGGCAAATATCAACCTGAACTATAAGAATTTCGACTTTTCCGTTTTTCTTCAGGGCGTTGGGGGCGTAAAAGGACAATTGACCAATTATGCGGGTTATGCCTTCTTTAATCTTGGAAATATTCAGCAATGGCAGATGGATGGTCGGTTTGACCCGAACAATCCGGTGCGTTACCCTGATTATCCGAGACTGGAGGTGGTTACCAATAGTGGGACACCGAACACGACCACTTCTGATTTCTGGGTGATAAACGCAGGTTACCTTCGGGTTAAAAACGTTCAGTTCGGCTATAATTTCCCTAATCCGGTAACCGACCTTATCGGTATTGATAACCTTAGGGTCTATGTAGGGGCCGAGAATTTACATTCTTTCAACTCTTACAGGGACGGATGGGATCCTGAAATTAATTCGGCAGGAGGCTATTACCCTATTTTAACGACCTACACCTTTGGTTTAAACTTAAAATTTTAG
- a CDS encoding RagB/SusD family nutrient uptake outer membrane protein — MTNFLYTHRTRISGFGRFVVLAMVLLMVSACDKQLEQFPSNAFAKDNFWTSESNANIALTGAYRGAIEYGTQVVPSDWWTYCGIVFMEFATDNAYDRRGDNSTQNRLTNGTLLPNNNVVNGYWKGSYKRIAICNDFLENIDNVPMDQAQIDRMAAEVRFLRAATYFYITQFWGSSPLVTSTLTPEEANNVDKATKAELVSFVISELKAAAEDLPSFGELTGSEAGRASKQAALAFLGRMYLGEKNFIEASKVYKEIIDMGENTIDPDYASLFTPVNEASSENIFSTQYFGGQAGNALPQHAYPAVASGWHIVNPLGSLADAYGFDDGTPLSYDDPKFDYDDMGANRDPRFRYNLLWDGSSFGDKIYDCHPDHSESLDQLTYSKQATRTGYGLRKFFDESFSGNLQSDYGGNIPIIRYAEVLLSYLEAELEAGNPITQQLLDETINKVRGRASVGLPPITETDAAALRPILRNERRIELAFEGQRLWDIFRWGIGDEVLVGDFWGAPFPDSTLYPTTSKKLDPQSRWYVTSKDFRVGIDDVWPIPESEVNVNPKLGN, encoded by the coding sequence ATGACAAACTTTTTATATACACATAGAACTCGCATATCAGGTTTTGGCAGGTTTGTTGTTTTGGCAATGGTATTGCTAATGGTTTCGGCCTGTGACAAACAATTGGAGCAATTTCCGAGCAACGCCTTTGCAAAAGATAATTTTTGGACTTCGGAATCGAATGCCAATATAGCCCTTACGGGTGCCTATCGCGGCGCTATTGAATACGGTACGCAGGTAGTGCCATCAGACTGGTGGACCTACTGTGGAATTGTTTTTATGGAGTTCGCAACCGATAATGCATATGACCGTAGAGGGGATAATTCAACGCAAAATAGATTGACCAATGGTACGCTTTTACCGAACAATAATGTGGTAAACGGGTACTGGAAAGGCTCGTATAAGCGTATAGCGATTTGCAACGATTTTCTTGAAAACATAGACAACGTACCTATGGATCAAGCGCAAATCGATAGAATGGCGGCCGAAGTACGTTTTCTTCGTGCAGCGACCTATTTTTATATCACCCAGTTCTGGGGTAGTTCGCCCTTGGTTACCAGCACTTTAACACCTGAAGAGGCCAATAACGTAGATAAGGCCACCAAGGCGGAATTGGTGTCTTTTGTAATCAGTGAACTCAAGGCCGCAGCAGAAGATTTACCGTCTTTTGGTGAACTCACCGGTTCAGAGGCGGGGCGTGCGAGCAAACAGGCAGCTTTAGCTTTTTTGGGAAGAATGTATCTGGGCGAAAAGAATTTTATCGAAGCCTCTAAAGTGTACAAAGAAATCATCGACATGGGGGAAAATACCATCGATCCCGACTATGCTTCCCTTTTTACTCCGGTGAATGAGGCCAGTAGCGAGAACATTTTCAGTACCCAATATTTTGGAGGACAAGCGGGTAACGCCTTGCCACAACATGCCTATCCGGCAGTAGCTTCGGGATGGCATATTGTAAACCCCTTGGGAAGTTTGGCCGATGCCTATGGTTTTGATGACGGAACCCCTTTGTCTTATGATGACCCCAAGTTTGATTATGACGATATGGGGGCGAATCGCGATCCGCGTTTTCGATATAACCTTCTTTGGGACGGTTCTTCATTTGGGGATAAAATCTATGATTGCCACCCAGACCATAGTGAATCACTCGATCAGTTGACCTATTCAAAACAAGCCACGAGAACCGGCTACGGACTTCGAAAGTTTTTTGATGAATCGTTCAGCGGTAACCTTCAATCCGATTATGGCGGGAACATTCCTATTATCAGATATGCCGAGGTATTGTTGAGCTACCTGGAAGCCGAACTCGAGGCAGGCAACCCTATTACACAACAATTGTTGGATGAGACGATTAATAAAGTGCGTGGGAGGGCTTCGGTAGGACTTCCTCCTATAACCGAGACCGATGCCGCTGCCCTTCGTCCTATTTTGAGAAATGAAAGAAGGATCGAATTGGCATTTGAAGGCCAACGTCTATGGGATATTTTTAGATGGGGTATTGGTGACGAGGTTCTGGTAGGTGATTTCTGGGGCGCTCCTTTTCCCGATTCTACCCTGTATCCAACCACATCAAAGAAACTCGATCCGCAGTCTAGGTGGTATGTTACTTCAAAGGACTTTAGAGTTGGAATAGATGATGTTTGGCCTATACCGGAATCTGAGGTGAACGTTAATCCTAAATTAGGCAACTAA
- a CDS encoding alkaline phosphatase D family protein: MTIKRRKFIQNLGLAVPMLASPLNPILAKEMAFTNEMPPRSDSSSFLVDFTKLNERVWIGSSFWAVPMEDWEIKNRRLEFSGAETQSRLHVLTHVLGDGEGDFAISGNLGLLENKGNKGGVGFAIGIKDHTDPDSVKAACYFGKGISVGATLEGKAYIEDKVEILPTGFNFDNFSLELKGKHTAGSTELTLLLTDANGKTKRLQHPVKGKLNGLIALENKGKQKKESTFWWGGMQLSGTKIQHRPEQSFGPILWAMYTLSRGKLKLTAQLPPIGAKDSQKVELQFLRKGKWVKEAKGQVDPVSFTSIFTIDAWDASEDIKYRLRYSLDKERHSYEGVIRKEPFDRSLVFGGLTCQHAMGFPYRPLVENLEKSNPDILYFSGDQLYEGNGGYPIKRQPEDKAILNYLGKWYMFGWAFGEVLRDRPSICTPDDHDVYQGNLWGEGGEGISFEDWENVRDAHGGLVQTPNFVNVVNKTQCGHMPDAYDRTPMKSNISTWYTHLVYGKVSFAIVSDRLFKSGPEMVRPGKGRIDHLTEPAKPGELEGDELTFVGQRQLDFLNDWVADWKGANMKVLLSQTLFSNVGTHHGPKKQFLFGDLDSGGWPKSKRDKVIETIRKACAFHINGDQHLPFVVQYSIDEPRDGGWTFCTPAISTGYPRWGQPDSVNVPFTDRPEHGLPNTGCYRDGFGNDNYIYAVGNPTDDFDEETDRYKRAQKKSSGYGIVTFDTMERTIKMEAIRFLADLERTSEANTFPGWPLTIQQTDNDGRRPVGYLPKLKMAIADQVVKVINEDTKELVHAMRVKGDTYVPSVYQLGKYTIVIGEGDTKKTISGIEITIDSRKVISV, translated from the coding sequence ATGACGATAAAAAGAAGAAAGTTTATACAAAACCTAGGACTTGCCGTGCCCATGCTGGCAAGTCCTTTAAATCCCATTCTTGCAAAAGAAATGGCTTTTACCAACGAAATGCCACCTCGGAGTGATAGCTCTTCTTTTTTGGTAGATTTCACCAAGCTGAACGAGAGGGTCTGGATCGGTAGTTCTTTCTGGGCCGTACCTATGGAAGATTGGGAAATTAAGAACCGCCGTCTTGAATTTTCAGGAGCGGAAACCCAATCAAGGCTCCATGTACTGACCCATGTACTTGGTGATGGCGAAGGTGATTTTGCCATTTCGGGAAACTTGGGTTTGTTGGAAAACAAAGGCAATAAAGGAGGTGTCGGTTTTGCCATAGGGATTAAAGACCATACCGACCCCGATAGTGTAAAGGCCGCCTGTTATTTTGGAAAAGGTATTTCCGTCGGGGCAACCTTGGAAGGTAAGGCCTACATCGAAGACAAAGTGGAAATACTGCCCACTGGCTTCAATTTCGATAATTTCTCACTAGAGCTCAAAGGAAAGCATACGGCCGGTTCTACGGAACTGACCCTTCTACTTACCGATGCCAACGGAAAGACAAAGCGTTTGCAACATCCTGTAAAAGGGAAGCTGAACGGTTTGATCGCCTTGGAAAACAAGGGGAAACAAAAAAAGGAAAGCACCTTTTGGTGGGGCGGGATGCAATTGTCGGGCACAAAGATCCAACATAGGCCCGAACAGAGTTTTGGTCCCATTTTATGGGCCATGTACACGCTCTCAAGGGGTAAGTTGAAGCTTACGGCCCAACTTCCTCCTATAGGGGCCAAAGATTCACAAAAGGTAGAACTTCAGTTTTTAAGGAAGGGAAAATGGGTAAAAGAGGCGAAAGGCCAGGTAGACCCGGTTTCCTTTACCTCCATTTTTACTATTGACGCTTGGGATGCTTCCGAAGATATCAAGTACCGTTTGCGGTATAGTTTAGATAAAGAACGACATAGTTATGAAGGGGTCATACGTAAAGAACCCTTTGACAGGTCCTTGGTTTTTGGCGGACTCACTTGTCAGCATGCTATGGGCTTCCCGTATCGTCCGCTCGTTGAAAATCTTGAGAAGTCGAACCCCGATATACTTTATTTTTCAGGGGACCAGTTATATGAAGGTAACGGAGGTTATCCCATAAAAAGACAACCCGAGGATAAGGCCATCTTGAATTATTTGGGCAAATGGTATATGTTCGGCTGGGCCTTTGGCGAAGTGCTGAGGGATAGACCTAGTATCTGTACCCCTGATGATCACGATGTCTATCAAGGTAACCTCTGGGGAGAAGGAGGCGAGGGAATCTCATTTGAAGATTGGGAAAATGTACGTGATGCCCATGGAGGTCTTGTACAAACGCCCAACTTTGTCAATGTAGTGAACAAGACCCAATGTGGTCATATGCCGGATGCCTATGATCGGACACCGATGAAATCGAATATCAGTACATGGTATACCCATTTGGTCTATGGTAAGGTAAGTTTTGCCATTGTCAGTGACCGACTCTTTAAATCGGGGCCCGAAATGGTGAGGCCGGGTAAGGGGAGGATCGATCACCTTACCGAACCGGCCAAGCCCGGGGAACTGGAGGGGGATGAACTGACCTTTGTAGGACAACGACAACTCGATTTCTTAAACGATTGGGTAGCGGACTGGAAAGGGGCCAATATGAAAGTGTTGCTCAGCCAGACCTTGTTTTCGAATGTGGGAACACATCACGGACCCAAAAAACAGTTTCTATTCGGAGACCTCGATTCGGGCGGGTGGCCGAAATCAAAAAGGGACAAAGTAATTGAGACCATTAGAAAAGCCTGTGCCTTTCATATTAATGGAGACCAGCATTTGCCTTTTGTGGTACAATACAGTATAGATGAGCCTAGGGATGGGGGATGGACCTTTTGTACACCGGCCATTTCCACAGGATACCCAAGGTGGGGACAACCCGATTCGGTAAACGTTCCCTTTACGGATCGCCCCGAACACGGTTTGCCGAATACAGGCTGCTACCGCGATGGTTTTGGTAATGATAACTATATTTATGCGGTCGGAAATCCAACCGATGATTTTGATGAAGAGACCGATCGCTACAAAAGGGCACAAAAGAAGTCATCGGGCTATGGTATCGTTACTTTTGATACCATGGAACGGACCATAAAAATGGAAGCCATTCGCTTTTTGGCCGATTTGGAACGTACTTCCGAGGCAAATACCTTCCCAGGATGGCCCTTGACCATTCAACAAACTGATAATGATGGTCGACGTCCCGTTGGGTATCTTCCTAAATTGAAAATGGCCATCGCCGATCAAGTCGTGAAGGTCATTAATGAAGACACTAAAGAATTGGTGCACGCCATGAGGGTAAAAGGTGATACCTATGTCCCTTCAGTTTATCAATTGGGCAAATACACTATAGTCATAGGAGAAGGAGACACGAAAAAAACCATAAGTGGTATAGAAATAACTATTGATTCTAGAAAGGTGATTTCTGTATAG
- a CDS encoding sulfatase family protein, with amino-acid sequence MTSLRNYFLNGAILLLVLSGCKSKEEKTVVKDDSPKQPNIVFIYMDDLGYGDLSAYGATELSTPNIDALAEGGVQFTNGYATSATCTPSRYAILTGRYPWRNKDAKILPGTAPLIISTDQLTVPKMLKEKGYTTGIVGKWHLGLGSGNVNWNERVSPGPNEVGFDYSYILAATQDRVPTVYIKDGHVDGLDPNDPIEVSYKENFEGEPTGLENPELTTMKWHHGHNNSIVNGIPRIGYMKGGEAAKWSDVDMADHFLAKAQAYVKDHKDEPFFLYYALQQPHVPRTPHPRFAGKSGMGPRGDVILEADWVVGEFMKTLEEQGLLENTLIVFSSDNGPVVNDGYYDDAVEKLGNHKPSGPLRGGKYSLFDAGTRVPFITYWKGKIAPAKSEALVCQVDLLTSMAALVGSDKKGEDSENFLDVLMGKSDQGRTELVLEAGSRTAFRKGDWAMIPPYKGAAINKQVNIELGNDSEYQLYNLKDDIGQTKNLAKENPEKLQEMIQGFEAIRGKNDVEIKELELK; translated from the coding sequence ATGACAAGTTTAAGGAATTATTTTTTGAATGGCGCCATCCTGTTACTGGTGTTGTCGGGCTGTAAGTCCAAAGAGGAAAAAACGGTCGTAAAGGACGATAGTCCCAAGCAACCCAATATTGTCTTCATTTATATGGATGATTTGGGATATGGCGACCTAAGTGCATATGGCGCCACTGAATTGAGCACGCCCAATATCGATGCCTTGGCAGAGGGCGGTGTGCAGTTCACCAACGGTTATGCCACCTCGGCTACCTGTACGCCAAGTCGCTATGCCATACTCACCGGACGCTATCCTTGGAGGAACAAAGATGCCAAAATACTTCCGGGCACGGCTCCTTTGATTATCAGTACCGATCAACTGACCGTTCCGAAAATGCTTAAGGAAAAAGGCTATACTACGGGTATCGTAGGTAAATGGCATTTAGGTCTGGGAAGCGGAAACGTAAACTGGAACGAAAGGGTTTCCCCTGGTCCAAATGAGGTTGGTTTCGATTATTCCTATATTTTGGCGGCCACTCAAGACAGGGTGCCTACCGTTTATATTAAAGATGGCCATGTTGACGGTTTAGATCCCAACGACCCTATAGAAGTGAGCTACAAAGAAAATTTTGAAGGAGAACCTACAGGATTGGAAAACCCGGAATTGACTACAATGAAATGGCATCACGGTCATAACAACAGCATTGTGAACGGTATTCCACGTATCGGATATATGAAAGGTGGGGAAGCGGCAAAATGGAGCGATGTAGATATGGCCGACCACTTTTTGGCCAAGGCCCAAGCCTATGTTAAAGATCATAAAGACGAGCCCTTCTTTTTATACTACGCTTTGCAACAACCTCACGTACCGCGCACGCCACATCCACGATTCGCAGGAAAGTCGGGAATGGGTCCACGTGGCGATGTTATTCTTGAAGCGGATTGGGTTGTTGGTGAATTCATGAAGACCTTAGAGGAACAAGGTCTTTTAGAGAATACCTTAATCGTATTTTCCAGTGATAATGGCCCTGTGGTAAATGATGGCTACTATGATGATGCGGTAGAGAAGCTAGGAAACCACAAACCATCAGGTCCTTTGCGTGGTGGAAAATACAGCTTGTTCGACGCAGGTACACGCGTACCTTTTATTACATATTGGAAAGGCAAGATCGCTCCGGCCAAATCGGAGGCCTTGGTATGTCAGGTAGATTTACTTACCTCAATGGCCGCTTTGGTAGGTAGTGATAAAAAAGGCGAGGATAGCGAAAACTTTTTGGACGTCCTAATGGGGAAAAGCGACCAAGGTAGAACAGAATTGGTTTTAGAGGCGGGTTCAAGAACGGCTTTTAGAAAAGGGGACTGGGCCATGATCCCTCCTTATAAAGGTGCTGCCATAAACAAGCAGGTGAATATAGAATTGGGTAATGATAGTGAATATCAACTGTACAACCTTAAGGATGATATTGGCCAAACCAAGAACTTGGCCAAGGAAAACCCTGAAAAACTTCAGGAAATGATTCAAGGTTTTGAAGCCATAAGGGGAAAGAATGACGTTGAGATCAAAGAACTGGAGTTGAAATAA